In Ailuropoda melanoleuca isolate Jingjing chromosome 4, ASM200744v2, whole genome shotgun sequence, the following proteins share a genomic window:
- the GPATCH11 gene encoding G patch domain-containing protein 11, with protein sequence MKLNMAEEEDYMSDSFINVQQDIRPGLPMLRQIREARRKEEKQQEANLKNRQKSLKEEERERRDIGLKNALGHENKGFALLQKMGYKSGQALGKSGDGIVEPIPLNIKTGKSGLGHEALLKRKAEEKLESYRRKIHMKNQAEETAAEEFRLRFKHKQDEVKLEGDLRRSQRACRQLDTQKNIQVPREAWYWLGLEEETEEEEEEEKEPDEDEYKSEDLSVLEKLQILTGYLREEHLYCIWCGTAYEDKDDLSSNCPGPTSADHD encoded by the exons ACAAGACATCAGACCAGGATTGCCAATGCTGAGGCAAATCCGAGAGGCCCGtcgaaaagaagaaaagcaacaggaagctaatttgaaaaataggcagaagagTTTAAAAGAAGAAGAACGAGAAAGACGTGACATTGGGTTGAAGAATGCACTAGGCCATGAAAACAAAGGGTTTGCTCTGCTCCAAAAGATGGGATATAAAAGTGGTCAGGCCCTTGGCAAGAGTG GAGATGGTATTGTTGAGCCAATTCCTCTCAACATCAAAACag GGAAAAGCGGCCTTGGTCATGAGGCCTTGCTGAAGcggaaagcagaggaaaagctAGAAAGCTACAGAAGAAAGATTCACATGAAAAACCAAGCTGAAGAAACAGCCGCAGAGGAGTTTCG gctgCGATTTAAGCATAAGCAAGATGAAGTGAAGCTGGAAGGGGACCTGAGGAGAAGCCAGCGTGCCTGCCGGCAGTTGGATACTCAGAAG AACATTCAGGTTCCCAGGGAAGCATGGTACTGGTTGGGGCTCGAAGAGGAgactgaggaagaggaggaggaagaaaaagagccaGATGAAGATGAATATAAGAGTGAAGACTTAAGT GTActggaaaaattacaaatattgacTGGTTATTTAAGAGAAGAACATCTGTATTGTATTTGGTGTGGAACAGCCTATGAAG ATAAAGACGACCTCTCTTCAAATTGCCCAGGACCAACTTCTGCAGATCACGACTAA